From Vicinamibacterales bacterium, one genomic window encodes:
- a CDS encoding DNA polymerase III subunit alpha: protein MAEFVHLHLHTEFSLLDGACRIPELMDEAARSKVPALAVTEHGNMFSAVSFHDEARRRDIKPILGCEVYVAPGSRLTKSGSTGETANHLVLLAENLEGYHNLIKLVSSGYTDGFYYRPRIDKDLLSTHASGLIGLSSCLKGEVATGLRKEQQKKALAAAATYRDILGSENFFLEMQYQGIEDQLTVNKGLLPIARDLELPLVCTNDVHYLKPGDHVPHDVLLCIGTGKTVQQEDRLKYHGDQFYLKSPAEMAERFGDHPDALLNTVKIAERCNVQLASKGNHLPNFSVPSSYTLESYFEHEVREGYKRRLPRLKQRLGDGLLKHSLEAYEARLQYEISTIVGMNYSGYFLIVWDFIRHARERNIPVGPGRGSAAGSLVAYCLQITDVDPLEFDLIFERFLNPERVSLPDIDIDFCERRRAEVIDYVTTKYGRENVAQIITFGTMKARAAVRDVGRALDISYSDVDRVAKQIPQTLDMTLDQAQEENSELRALRGRDPRVKELLDVARRLEGMHRHASVHAAGVVIAPSALTDFVPLYKSQRDEITTQWAMKDIERIGLLKMDFLGLSTLTLLDDCVKAIRSYESDSFTLDTIPLNDEKTFRLFSEGQTLGIFQFESSGMRDTLRKAQPQRFEDLIALNALYRPGPLRGGVIDDFIARRHGKVPIKYEVPELEPILHSTYGVIAYQEQVMLIARDLAGFSMGEADLLRKAMGKKDAKVMEGQRDRFMKGAVERGISNTKATKLFNLIEYFAGYGFNKSHSTAYALLAYQTAYLKANYSWYFMAALLTIESENPDKLAVYLRECRDLGVPILSPDISTCDIRFTVTPEGVRYGLAAVRNVGEHAIESILSARNEGKGIRSLFSLCEMVDLRLVNQRVLESLVKAGAFDFFEKTSHGDSKKFRARLAAVIDKALDHGNRTQRDFKQGQSQLFGDADLSDESSGTRLPDVSAWSESEKLAFEKEALGLYLSGHPLDRLAGDLKRVNADASIDLTESKKEVLVGGIVTESRLLKTRRGKRMAVFNLDDSVGSIEVVVFPEPFEKHGALIENDRVVLVRGKFEHTDDTKRILASEVLPIEALHNELVNRLKVCLTSPPHDRDTFKRLAELFNRYRGDRPVEVVLEVQLNDGPQRVRLDLSAVRIKPSRDLIDGVEEICGPGTVTLR from the coding sequence ATGGCTGAGTTTGTTCATCTTCATCTTCACACTGAATTTTCCTTGCTCGACGGCGCCTGTCGAATTCCTGAATTGATGGATGAGGCGGCTAGAAGCAAAGTGCCGGCTCTTGCAGTAACAGAGCATGGAAACATGTTCTCCGCGGTCAGTTTTCATGACGAGGCGAGAAGAAGGGATATTAAACCAATTCTAGGGTGTGAGGTGTATGTTGCACCGGGAAGCAGGCTGACTAAAAGTGGATCGACTGGCGAAACTGCGAACCATCTAGTGCTATTGGCTGAGAACCTAGAGGGCTACCATAACCTCATTAAGCTCGTATCTTCAGGATACACGGACGGTTTCTACTATCGTCCAAGAATAGATAAGGATCTGCTCTCCACCCATGCCTCAGGACTGATAGGACTGAGCAGTTGTTTAAAGGGTGAGGTTGCAACAGGTCTCCGTAAGGAACAGCAAAAAAAGGCCCTAGCTGCCGCCGCAACTTACCGGGACATTCTTGGTTCGGAAAATTTCTTTTTGGAAATGCAGTATCAAGGCATCGAAGACCAACTAACCGTTAATAAGGGCCTCCTGCCCATCGCTCGAGATCTTGAGTTGCCCCTTGTGTGCACTAATGACGTGCACTACCTAAAACCAGGGGACCATGTCCCACACGATGTTTTGCTGTGTATAGGAACAGGTAAGACCGTACAGCAAGAAGACCGACTCAAGTATCACGGTGACCAGTTTTATCTAAAAAGTCCTGCTGAAATGGCTGAACGGTTCGGTGATCACCCGGACGCTCTCCTTAACACCGTGAAAATTGCGGAGCGATGCAATGTTCAGTTGGCAAGTAAGGGGAATCACCTTCCAAACTTTTCGGTTCCCTCATCGTATACGCTGGAAAGCTATTTTGAGCATGAGGTGCGTGAGGGTTACAAGCGACGACTACCAAGATTGAAGCAACGGTTAGGAGACGGGTTATTAAAACACTCATTAGAGGCCTATGAGGCTCGTCTGCAATACGAGATCAGCACTATTGTGGGCATGAACTACTCAGGCTACTTCCTAATTGTCTGGGATTTCATCCGGCATGCTCGAGAGCGCAACATTCCCGTCGGCCCTGGCCGAGGATCGGCCGCTGGAAGTTTAGTTGCCTACTGCTTACAGATCACCGACGTGGACCCGCTTGAGTTCGACTTAATCTTCGAACGATTCCTCAATCCTGAACGTGTCTCTCTTCCCGATATCGACATTGACTTCTGTGAGCGCCGACGGGCAGAAGTTATTGATTATGTGACCACAAAATATGGGCGAGAGAACGTTGCGCAAATAATCACCTTTGGAACAATGAAAGCCCGGGCAGCAGTTCGAGATGTTGGTCGGGCCCTTGATATCTCCTACTCCGACGTCGACAGGGTGGCTAAACAGATTCCCCAGACGCTTGACATGACGCTCGATCAAGCCCAAGAAGAGAATTCTGAGTTGAGAGCGCTTAGAGGGAGAGATCCTCGAGTGAAGGAATTGCTAGACGTTGCCCGTCGGCTTGAAGGGATGCATCGCCATGCCTCGGTGCATGCTGCCGGTGTTGTTATTGCGCCGAGCGCACTCACCGACTTTGTGCCGCTCTATAAGAGTCAGCGCGATGAAATTACTACTCAGTGGGCGATGAAGGACATAGAGCGAATCGGCTTACTTAAGATGGACTTTTTAGGGTTGAGCACTTTGACCCTTCTCGATGATTGCGTGAAAGCAATTCGAAGTTACGAGAGTGATAGTTTTACGCTTGACACGATTCCGCTTAACGATGAAAAGACTTTTAGGTTATTTTCTGAAGGGCAAACGCTCGGCATCTTTCAATTTGAAAGTTCCGGCATGCGAGACACCTTGCGCAAGGCCCAACCGCAGCGTTTTGAAGATCTCATTGCTCTGAACGCACTTTATCGTCCAGGGCCTCTGCGTGGTGGCGTTATTGACGATTTTATTGCTAGAAGGCATGGCAAAGTGCCGATCAAGTACGAGGTTCCTGAGCTCGAACCAATACTGCACAGCACCTACGGTGTCATCGCTTATCAGGAGCAGGTAATGCTCATCGCCAGAGACCTTGCTGGATTCTCAATGGGCGAAGCTGATCTTCTTCGGAAGGCAATGGGCAAGAAGGATGCAAAGGTTATGGAGGGGCAGCGGGATCGGTTCATGAAAGGGGCGGTCGAGCGGGGAATCAGTAATACCAAGGCAACCAAGTTATTCAATCTGATCGAATACTTCGCTGGTTACGGGTTTAACAAATCCCATTCCACGGCTTACGCTCTTCTTGCCTATCAAACAGCGTATCTTAAGGCTAATTATTCTTGGTACTTCATGGCCGCGTTGCTAACTATCGAATCCGAAAACCCAGATAAGCTGGCTGTGTATTTACGCGAATGTCGAGACCTAGGCGTGCCAATCCTTTCTCCGGATATTTCGACATGTGATATCCGATTTACCGTGACTCCTGAGGGAGTCCGATATGGCCTGGCTGCGGTAAGGAATGTTGGTGAGCACGCAATAGAGTCGATTTTGTCTGCTCGGAATGAGGGGAAGGGAATTCGCTCATTATTCTCACTTTGCGAGATGGTAGATCTGCGCCTTGTCAATCAACGAGTTCTTGAGAGCCTCGTCAAAGCTGGAGCCTTTGACTTTTTCGAAAAAACGTCACATGGGGACTCTAAGAAGTTTAGGGCTCGGTTGGCTGCCGTTATTGATAAGGCTCTCGACCATGGTAATCGGACCCAACGTGATTTCAAGCAAGGCCAATCCCAACTGTTTGGGGATGCAGACCTTAGCGATGAATCAAGTGGCACTCGATTGCCAGATGTCAGTGCCTGGTCGGAATCTGAGAAATTAGCGTTCGAAAAGGAAGCTTTGGGCTTGTATCTGTCAGGTCATCCGCTGGATCGACTTGCGGGCGATCTAAAGCGAGTAAACGCTGATGCATCGATCGATCTTACAGAATCCAAGAAAGAAGTACTGGTTGGGGGAATAGTGACCGAAAGTCGCTTATTGAAGACACGGCGCGGTAAACGCATGGCCGTATTTAACTTAGACGACTCGGTTGGATCAATTGAAGTGGTTGTGTTTCCCGAACCATTTGAGAAGCATGGTGCTCTCATCGAGAATGATCGAGTGGTGTTGGTTCGAGGGAAGTTCGAACATACCGATGATACGAAAAGGATTCTTGCGTCGGAAGTGCTACCGATTGAGGCGTTACACAATGAGCTGGTGAATCGGCTAAAGGTTTGCCTGACCTCGCCTCCTCACGATCGCGATACCTTTAAGCGACTAGCGGAGTTATTTAACCGGTATCGCGGAGATCGACCTGTCGAAGTGGTTTTAGAAGTGCAATTAAATGACGGGCCGCAGCGTGTGCGACTGGATCTTAGTGCGGTGCGGATCAAGCCATCCCGCGATCTGATTGATGGTGTTGAGGAGATTTGCGGTCCTGGGACCGTGACGCTGAGGTAA
- a CDS encoding acetyl-CoA carboxylase carboxyltransferase subunit alpha — protein MVKAKAVTSESVEFEGPIRVLLHEIEGLMQHPQTKKRTEAIGELRKRLETVTSEVYADLTAWQRVQVARHPNRPNTLDYVSRLFSNFSELHGDRAFADDHAIICGLADYRGESIVVVGHQKGGADTTEKIFRNFGYAKPEGYRKAIRVMKFAEKFSRPIIVMVDTPAAYPGIESEERGVAQAIAYNLREMAQLSVPIIVVITGEGGSGGALGLAIGDRILMQEYAIYSVIPPEGCAAILWRDANQKAAAAEALKISAKQLLEFGVIDEIVPEPKGAAHADPAAAAEILDEVLGREFDKLIRDDPESRLDKRYEKFRRMGNFGLEGLDVESGPTAEDR, from the coding sequence ATGGTCAAGGCGAAGGCGGTGACTTCCGAGTCTGTTGAATTTGAGGGGCCGATTAGAGTTCTTTTGCATGAGATCGAAGGTCTCATGCAACATCCTCAAACAAAAAAGCGAACTGAGGCCATTGGCGAACTCCGCAAGCGCCTTGAAACAGTCACCTCCGAAGTGTATGCAGACTTAACTGCGTGGCAGCGTGTGCAGGTGGCACGTCATCCAAATCGGCCAAATACGTTGGATTACGTGTCTCGGCTATTCAGTAATTTTTCTGAATTACATGGCGATCGAGCCTTCGCCGATGATCATGCAATTATCTGTGGTCTAGCTGATTACCGTGGCGAGTCGATTGTCGTGGTCGGGCACCAAAAGGGCGGCGCGGATACTACGGAGAAGATTTTTAGAAATTTTGGCTATGCCAAGCCGGAAGGATATCGGAAAGCGATTCGGGTAATGAAGTTTGCGGAGAAGTTTAGCCGACCAATAATCGTGATGGTAGATACGCCAGCCGCATATCCTGGTATTGAGTCTGAGGAACGAGGGGTGGCTCAGGCCATTGCCTACAATCTTCGGGAAATGGCGCAGCTGAGCGTACCGATTATTGTTGTAATAACGGGAGAAGGTGGGAGCGGTGGCGCCCTGGGTCTTGCGATCGGCGATCGAATCCTGATGCAAGAGTATGCGATTTATAGCGTGATCCCGCCAGAGGGTTGCGCGGCCATTCTGTGGCGCGATGCAAATCAGAAGGCAGCAGCAGCTGAAGCGCTAAAGATTAGTGCTAAACAACTGCTTGAGTTCGGGGTCATCGATGAGATTGTGCCAGAACCAAAGGGTGCCGCACATGCTGACCCAGCAGCTGCGGCCGAAATACTCGATGAGGTTCTTGGTCGGGAGTTTGACAAGTTAATCAGGGATGACCCAGAGTCTCGTCTGGACAAACGTTATGAGAAGTTTCGGCGCATGGGTAATTTTGGATTGGAGGGTCTTGATGTTGAATCCGGTCCGACTGCCGAGGATAGGTAG
- the recJ gene encoding single-stranded-DNA-specific exonuclease RecJ → MPFKGWREQQYDAQLAKSLSDSLKISLLLSRLLVQRGVTDHSTAHRFLHPSVEQLHDPFQLPDFSKSIDRLVTAVQKKQPIVIHGDYDADGVTSTVMVSRLLELLGARVSYYIPNRFSDGYGLSPESVKKHSDAGAKVIVSVDCGIRSVSAAVTAEELNVDLIITDHHEPFITAQGNVELPKAFSVINPSLISSSYPERNLSGAGVAFKLVQGLCQQTGHQNWLPAFTKLAAIGTVADVVPLQGENRVIVSLGLDQLSSGPNNVGLDALVEVAGLAGKRIDSENLAFRVIPRLNAAGRMGSADLAARLLLTNDPSSEREANGLARELDELNTQRRLEQSNVFTKAKERIDADSEIGSHRVIVIGGEGWHRGVIGIVASKLVETYERPSIVLSIKGEMAYGSARNTAHFDLLGGLTQCAELFTQFGGHRMAAGVTLETANLATLQLRMNQYAEMRASDEEDKFQLEIDAPLELKELNVEVVAGINQLKPFGQGNPEPVFQASGVRIMEGPTVLKDQHLVMTLNQEGHVFRAIAWQSAHRREFFLGLGGVIDVAYSIMENHFRGEYSVQLSVADVREAR, encoded by the coding sequence GTGCCCTTCAAGGGTTGGCGGGAGCAACAGTATGATGCGCAGCTTGCCAAGTCTCTCAGCGATTCCCTAAAAATCTCACTGCTCCTCAGCAGACTATTGGTGCAGCGAGGGGTAACGGATCACTCTACCGCTCATAGGTTCCTCCATCCTAGCGTAGAGCAGTTGCACGACCCATTCCAACTCCCCGATTTTTCCAAGAGCATTGATCGTTTGGTGACAGCTGTACAGAAAAAGCAGCCCATTGTCATTCATGGCGACTATGACGCTGACGGTGTGACGTCAACGGTCATGGTTAGTCGATTACTTGAGCTTCTTGGTGCAAGGGTTTCTTATTACATACCCAATCGCTTCTCAGATGGTTACGGTCTAAGTCCAGAATCCGTCAAGAAACATAGCGATGCTGGTGCGAAGGTAATCGTTTCGGTCGACTGCGGTATTCGGAGCGTTTCCGCAGCAGTCACAGCCGAAGAATTAAACGTAGACTTAATCATTACAGATCATCACGAACCATTCATCACGGCGCAGGGCAATGTCGAGCTTCCCAAGGCTTTTTCTGTAATTAATCCGAGCCTTATATCCTCTTCCTATCCCGAAAGGAATTTATCTGGAGCGGGCGTGGCATTCAAGCTTGTGCAGGGTCTTTGTCAGCAGACGGGGCATCAAAACTGGTTACCGGCCTTCACCAAGTTGGCAGCCATTGGAACGGTGGCTGACGTAGTGCCATTACAAGGTGAAAATCGTGTAATTGTTAGCCTCGGCCTGGATCAGTTGTCATCGGGCCCTAACAATGTTGGCCTAGATGCTTTAGTCGAGGTGGCTGGATTGGCTGGTAAGAGAATTGATAGTGAAAATTTAGCATTCCGTGTAATTCCGCGCCTAAATGCGGCCGGTCGTATGGGGTCGGCTGATTTAGCTGCACGGTTACTGCTAACCAACGATCCTTCCAGTGAACGCGAAGCTAATGGCCTGGCTCGGGAGCTTGATGAGCTCAATACGCAACGTCGGCTGGAGCAGAGTAATGTGTTCACGAAAGCAAAGGAGAGAATAGACGCAGATTCTGAGATTGGTTCGCACAGAGTCATCGTTATTGGAGGGGAGGGATGGCATCGTGGCGTTATTGGAATTGTCGCTTCTAAGCTCGTTGAAACGTATGAGAGACCCTCCATCGTCTTATCCATCAAGGGAGAGATGGCTTACGGTTCGGCGAGAAACACGGCACACTTTGACTTACTTGGTGGGCTCACTCAATGTGCTGAGTTGTTCACTCAATTCGGCGGTCATCGAATGGCTGCCGGTGTGACACTTGAGACCGCCAACCTTGCGACACTCCAGCTAAGAATGAATCAGTATGCAGAGATGAGGGCAAGCGATGAAGAGGACAAGTTTCAGCTGGAGATTGACGCGCCTTTGGAACTTAAAGAGTTGAATGTAGAGGTAGTCGCCGGGATTAATCAACTGAAACCATTTGGTCAAGGTAATCCCGAACCCGTCTTTCAGGCGAGTGGCGTGAGAATAATGGAGGGCCCAACGGTACTTAAGGATCAACACTTGGTCATGACGTTAAATCAGGAGGGGCATGTTTTCCGCGCAATCGCTTGGCAGTCGGCTCATAGGCGGGAATTCTTTCTAGGGCTCGGAGGCGTGATTGATGTTGCTTACTCCATAATGGAAAATCATTTTCGAGGCGAATATAGCGTCCAGTTATCTGTTGCTGATGTAAGGGAAGCCCGGTAA
- the lptC gene encoding LPS export ABC transporter periplasmic protein LptC yields MTTWQRRTRTLIGLIGLCLGAVVLLTLKDRPSIQDPNESLGLTPDLSFHSVNSVVTQVTGERRNLRVEADQHFAYSDGSSRIDGVRVIVEDENGDQILITSRKGQVGQSEHQIEVTGDVILEASDGFSVHTEQASYDNRVGSVSISGPLAFSRGQLVGSAVGALYDDQTDQLRLFSESQVTLGRLEFTSDAAVLADTSLSFSRDVLIEEGSWSTVTQAAYVQYDQAETHVELVQLREQARMESLSATPGSVVMMEAREIDLEYDKESGLLNNVNLLGNSEIRLAGSTPTAGERIVADSIDVSLGADGSSVTFLEAREGVEIDLTDGNSESLQQIRAGMMISDGDGTRGLTMMEFMEDVEFRSLDFDGANQRELATEADRLEASLAGSLGEMESARFTGNVRFSHGDTNGVARLLFYDINAGVVRLRSYGGEGETPHIMDPNVEIEAEEIDLALDGTSIRAQGDVRSVLSFSGIFSSSTPSYARAGQLAYDSKDRRTTYSGGARLWQGNTAIQGEIIEIHQDTADVRASGDVRSTFNLEEIDDVTSEVRQVQTIGVANSMRYEGVARRATYTEEAHVNGPQGDLSGDEVELYFGRSHLELERVESRNRVKLLLTGVTATGLELTYFTTDGRYIMRGSPVQILEELPGECRETQGKSLTFFRASETVSVDGNEEVRTITRTTSIESSEDALTEASLNLANDGAELVATLSENCPQPQFN; encoded by the coding sequence ATGACTACTTGGCAACGCAGAACACGGACTCTTATTGGGCTCATAGGATTATGTCTGGGCGCAGTAGTCCTTTTAACGCTTAAGGATCGGCCGTCCATTCAGGACCCTAATGAATCGTTGGGTCTAACTCCTGACTTGAGTTTTCACAGTGTAAACAGTGTGGTGACCCAGGTCACAGGTGAGAGGCGCAATCTAAGAGTAGAGGCTGATCAGCATTTTGCATATTCAGATGGTAGTAGTCGCATTGATGGCGTGAGGGTCATCGTGGAAGATGAAAACGGCGACCAGATCTTAATCACGAGTCGTAAGGGTCAAGTTGGTCAGTCAGAACATCAGATAGAGGTGACTGGCGACGTAATTCTTGAGGCTAGTGATGGATTCTCCGTCCACACTGAACAGGCCTCGTATGATAACAGGGTGGGGTCCGTCAGCATTTCCGGCCCTCTTGCATTCTCTCGTGGTCAATTGGTTGGTTCGGCAGTCGGCGCTCTATATGACGATCAAACCGATCAGCTTCGACTGTTTTCTGAATCCCAAGTTACCTTAGGGCGGCTAGAGTTCACCAGCGACGCGGCCGTTCTTGCGGATACCTCATTATCGTTCTCGCGGGATGTTCTGATCGAGGAGGGCAGTTGGAGCACAGTTACTCAAGCAGCATATGTTCAGTACGATCAGGCAGAGACTCACGTAGAGTTAGTTCAGTTACGAGAACAGGCTCGAATGGAAAGTCTTTCCGCTACTCCAGGGTCAGTGGTGATGATGGAGGCGAGAGAGATCGACCTTGAGTACGATAAGGAAAGCGGGTTATTGAACAACGTGAACTTGCTGGGCAACTCAGAAATCAGACTGGCCGGGTCCACGCCAACTGCTGGAGAGCGCATCGTAGCGGATTCAATAGACGTTTCATTGGGCGCTGATGGAAGCTCCGTTACCTTCTTAGAGGCTAGAGAAGGCGTAGAAATCGATTTGACTGATGGAAACTCGGAATCGCTTCAACAGATTCGCGCCGGAATGATGATCAGTGATGGTGATGGGACTCGCGGGTTGACGATGATGGAGTTTATGGAAGATGTTGAGTTTCGATCACTAGATTTTGACGGCGCTAATCAACGGGAATTAGCAACCGAAGCAGATCGGCTGGAGGCATCTTTAGCAGGCAGTCTAGGCGAAATGGAGAGTGCTCGTTTTACGGGGAATGTCAGATTTTCACATGGTGATACGAACGGCGTGGCTAGATTGTTGTTCTATGACATCAACGCTGGCGTCGTGAGACTCCGATCGTATGGTGGCGAGGGGGAGACTCCCCACATCATGGACCCGAACGTAGAAATTGAAGCCGAAGAAATTGATTTAGCGCTTGATGGCACATCCATAAGGGCTCAGGGAGATGTTCGGAGCGTTCTCTCGTTTTCAGGAATTTTTTCATCGAGCACCCCTTCCTATGCGAGGGCTGGTCAACTGGCATATGACTCGAAGGATCGTCGAACGACGTATTCTGGCGGGGCAAGACTTTGGCAGGGTAACACTGCAATACAAGGGGAGATAATCGAAATTCATCAAGACACGGCCGATGTAAGGGCTAGTGGAGATGTGAGGTCGACCTTCAACCTTGAGGAAATCGATGATGTCACTAGTGAGGTCAGGCAAGTACAAACCATTGGGGTCGCTAACTCTATGCGCTATGAAGGAGTGGCCCGTCGGGCAACTTACACTGAGGAAGCACACGTTAACGGCCCGCAGGGTGATTTATCAGGAGATGAAGTTGAGCTCTATTTCGGGCGGTCTCACCTAGAGTTGGAGCGAGTTGAATCACGAAATCGAGTTAAGTTACTGCTGACGGGGGTTACAGCAACCGGGCTTGAGTTGACGTACTTCACGACTGATGGTCGCTACATAATGCGAGGCTCGCCGGTGCAAATTCTTGAAGAACTGCCTGGAGAGTGCCGCGAGACGCAAGGAAAATCCCTAACGTTCTTCCGTGCGAGCGAGACGGTGTCTGTCGATGGCAATGAAGAGGTTCGGACGATTACTAGAACGACTTCGATTGAATCTTCAGAAGATGCACTTACGGAAGCCTCCTTGAATCTTGCCAATGATGGAGCAGAACTGGTGGCGACACTTTCTGAAAATTGCCCTCAGCCTCAATTTAATTGA
- the lptB gene encoding LPS export ABC transporter ATP-binding protein: MATLLANNLTKRYGGRTVVREVTLKVESGEVVGLLGPNGAGKTTTFYLVLGLTAPETGQVSLDGEDITHDPMYVRARKGLGYLPQEPSIFQGLTVEENILAILETLNISKGEQRDRTRELLAELDLTGLAKAPAYTLSGGERRRVEITRALVVSPSFLLLDEPFAGIDPIAVTDIQDIIFHLRERGIGVLITDHNVRETLKITDRAYIVNEGEIFRSGTPSELAADEEVKRIYLGTDFRLD; encoded by the coding sequence ATGGCTACGCTGCTTGCGAACAACCTAACGAAAAGATACGGAGGGCGGACTGTTGTGCGCGAGGTCACCCTCAAGGTTGAATCCGGAGAAGTGGTGGGCCTCCTTGGGCCAAATGGTGCTGGAAAGACTACAACTTTTTATTTAGTACTCGGCCTGACGGCACCAGAAACCGGCCAGGTTTCTTTAGACGGCGAGGATATTACGCATGACCCCATGTACGTTCGGGCTCGCAAAGGGTTGGGTTACCTTCCGCAAGAGCCATCTATTTTCCAAGGGCTCACAGTGGAGGAAAACATCCTTGCTATCTTGGAAACGCTTAATATCTCGAAGGGTGAGCAAAGAGACAGAACTCGTGAGTTATTGGCTGAACTTGATTTGACTGGTCTAGCAAAAGCTCCCGCTTACACACTGTCTGGTGGTGAACGGAGGAGGGTTGAGATTACCCGGGCGCTTGTCGTGTCACCGTCTTTCTTGCTCCTAGATGAACCGTTCGCCGGGATAGATCCAATTGCCGTTACCGACATTCAGGATATTATTTTTCACCTAAGAGAGCGAGGTATCGGCGTATTGATCACTGACCATAATGTTCGAGAGACTCTCAAGATTACCGACAGAGCCTACATTGTGAACGAAGGAGAAATCTTTCGTAGCGGCACCCCTTCTGAACTGGCCGCTGACGAAGAAGTGAAGCGAATATATCTCGGCACAGACTTCCGATTGGATTAA
- the rpoN gene encoding RNA polymerase factor sigma-54 encodes MPLQQKLQVKLSQKLILTPSLLQELKMLPMSTVELAEMLNQEMVENPLLDERSDEESNSEANTQEGDSQIPIDEVSPADEIQRTDKTAESSSESSGTENTWDDADIAYFFGEYLGEESRSTANRDFGTLPPLENTLSATTSLADHLTWQLSSSQHTEIIKEISTAIIGNLNEDGQLVASTEELCAMGPWTKTDVTKALEAVQQFDPIGVAARTLQECLWLQLEHLGFAGTITAQIVGEHLDLVQKRRLPELAKILGLTVDETKQHIEVISHLDPKPGACYGSSVSEHVIPDVLVVKREGVFVAVVNDEGLPKLRISPRYRRLINKDSKASVETKSYVREKYRSALWLLKSIDKRQATIQKVADSIVKLQAGFLENGIGELKPLVLRNVANDIEMHESTVSRVVNNKYMHTPQGLFEMKYFFNSGISNSYGESISSVTIKEKIRKIIEKENPEAPLSDAKIVTALGEEGLVLARRTIAKYREDLRIPTSTQRRVAY; translated from the coding sequence ATGCCTCTTCAGCAAAAGCTACAGGTCAAGCTTTCTCAGAAGCTAATCTTGACGCCCTCTCTTCTGCAGGAGCTCAAGATGCTTCCGATGTCAACGGTCGAGTTGGCAGAGATGCTGAATCAGGAGATGGTTGAGAATCCTTTGCTGGATGAGAGGTCAGATGAGGAATCCAACTCAGAAGCCAATACACAGGAGGGTGATAGTCAAATCCCTATAGACGAGGTTAGCCCGGCTGATGAAATACAGCGGACAGATAAGACCGCAGAGTCTTCCTCAGAGTCGAGTGGGACAGAGAACACGTGGGATGACGCCGATATCGCATATTTCTTTGGTGAATATCTGGGCGAGGAATCAAGGTCGACGGCTAATCGAGATTTTGGAACCCTCCCTCCACTCGAAAATACTTTATCCGCAACAACATCTCTGGCTGATCATTTGACCTGGCAACTGTCATCCTCGCAGCATACAGAGATCATTAAGGAGATTTCGACTGCAATTATCGGCAACCTGAATGAAGATGGCCAGCTGGTGGCGTCGACGGAAGAACTGTGTGCCATGGGTCCATGGACGAAGACAGACGTAACTAAGGCACTTGAGGCTGTCCAGCAGTTTGATCCGATCGGAGTCGCTGCCAGAACTCTACAGGAATGCCTGTGGTTACAACTTGAGCACTTAGGCTTTGCCGGTACGATTACGGCGCAGATTGTTGGTGAGCACCTCGACTTGGTTCAAAAGCGGCGGTTGCCCGAGCTTGCAAAAATACTAGGGCTCACGGTGGATGAGACTAAACAGCATATTGAGGTCATCAGTCATCTCGATCCTAAGCCGGGAGCCTGTTATGGCTCCTCGGTGTCGGAGCATGTTATACCCGACGTATTGGTCGTTAAGAGGGAAGGCGTCTTTGTGGCCGTGGTGAACGATGAGGGTCTTCCTAAGTTAAGAATTAGTCCAAGGTATCGACGACTTATCAACAAAGACTCGAAAGCGAGTGTCGAAACTAAATCTTACGTGAGGGAGAAGTATCGTTCCGCTCTTTGGCTTCTTAAGTCTATTGATAAAAGGCAGGCAACTATCCAAAAGGTTGCTGACAGCATCGTAAAGCTTCAGGCCGGGTTTCTTGAAAATGGCATCGGCGAGTTGAAGCCCTTGGTGCTCCGAAACGTAGCGAATGATATTGAGATGCATGAGTCGACGGTAAGTCGGGTGGTTAATAACAAGTACATGCACACGCCTCAAGGTCTATTTGAAATGAAGTATTTCTTTAACAGTGGAATTAGTAATTCCTATGGAGAGAGCATATCCTCCGTTACGATAAAAGAGAAAATACGGAAAATAATCGAAAAGGAAAACCCTGAGGCACCGCTTAGTGACGCTAAGATCGTCACGGCTCTAGGGGAAGAGGGATTAGTTCTAGCGCGAAGGACAATTGCAAAATATCGAGAAGACCTAAGGATCCCGACCTCCACCCAGCGTAGAGTTGCTTATTGA